In a genomic window of Xylophilus rhododendri:
- a CDS encoding cell division protein FtsQ/DivIB → MTDATPAPFDVRLMNVTAAVLFAGCAAMLLAAAGWWTLRNPAFALGAIVIEGKLSHNNPVTLRANVAHKLEGSFFTVNLRTAREAFEAVPWIRHADVRREFPNRLLVTLEEHVPVAYWGPESGSAMVNSFGEVFEANVADVENEDLPRLAGPQGHAPEVLEMQHVLEPVFAPLEMSVTQLELSGRGSWRLTLDDGPVVELGGGSTADLLERTRRFARTLTQVAAKYGRRADALASADLRHADGYAIRLNGVTTMTVEQAAAIARKNMVKAID, encoded by the coding sequence GTGACCGACGCAACGCCAGCACCCTTCGACGTACGGCTGATGAACGTGACCGCCGCGGTCCTGTTCGCCGGCTGCGCGGCGATGCTGCTGGCCGCCGCCGGCTGGTGGACGCTGCGCAACCCGGCCTTCGCGCTGGGCGCCATCGTCATCGAAGGCAAGCTCAGCCACAACAACCCGGTCACCCTGCGCGCCAACGTGGCCCACAAGCTCGAAGGCAGCTTCTTCACCGTGAACCTGCGCACCGCGCGCGAGGCCTTCGAGGCCGTGCCCTGGATCCGCCATGCCGACGTGCGCCGCGAGTTCCCGAACCGGCTGCTGGTCACGCTGGAGGAGCATGTGCCGGTCGCCTACTGGGGCCCGGAATCCGGCTCGGCCATGGTCAACAGCTTCGGCGAAGTGTTCGAAGCCAATGTGGCCGACGTCGAGAACGAGGACCTGCCCCGCCTGGCCGGGCCGCAGGGCCATGCGCCCGAGGTGCTGGAGATGCAGCATGTGCTGGAGCCGGTGTTCGCGCCGCTGGAGATGTCGGTCACCCAGCTGGAACTCTCCGGCCGCGGCAGCTGGCGCCTGACGCTGGACGACGGCCCGGTGGTGGAGCTGGGCGGCGGCAGCACGGCGGACCTGCTGGAGCGCACCCGGCGTTTCGCCCGCACGCTGACCCAGGTCGCCGCCAAGTACGGCCGCCGGGCCGACGCCCTGGCCTCGGCCGACCTGCGCCATGCCGACGGATACGCGATCCGGCTCAACGGCGTGACCACCATGACGGTGGAGCAGGCCGCGGCGATCGCACGCAAGAACATGGTCAAGGCGATCGACTGA
- the ftsA gene encoding cell division protein FtsA, whose translation MAKEYKDLVVGLDIGTAKVMAVVAEVQADGQLKLAGLGVAPSNGLKRGVVVNIDATVQSIQQALKEAELMADCKITRVYTGITGSHIRGLNSSGMVAVKDKEVTPADVARVVETAKAINISTDQRLLLVEPQEFVIDGQDVREPIGMSGIRLEAKVHIVTGAQSAAENIIKCVRRCGLDVEQLMLNPLASSQAVLTDDERELGVAVVDIGAGTTDVAIFTNGAIRHTAVIPIAGDLITSDIAMALRTPTKDAEDIKVEAGVAKQLLADPEAQVEVPGLGDRGPRMLSKQALAGVIEPRIEEIFSLVQQVIRESGYEEMLSSGIVLTGGSAVMPGMVELAEDIFLKPVRRGVPKYRSALADMVSQPRAATVMGLMEEARLARMRGFKVAQKHGSVKTAFGRFKDFIVGNF comes from the coding sequence ATGGCTAAAGAGTACAAGGACCTGGTGGTCGGCCTGGACATCGGAACGGCCAAGGTCATGGCCGTGGTGGCCGAGGTGCAGGCCGACGGGCAGCTCAAGCTGGCCGGCCTGGGCGTGGCACCGTCCAACGGCCTGAAGCGCGGCGTGGTGGTCAACATCGACGCGACGGTGCAGAGCATCCAGCAGGCGCTCAAGGAGGCCGAGCTGATGGCCGACTGCAAGATCACCCGGGTCTACACCGGCATCACCGGCAGCCACATCCGCGGCCTGAATTCCAGCGGCATGGTGGCGGTCAAGGACAAGGAAGTCACCCCGGCCGACGTGGCGCGGGTGGTGGAGACGGCCAAGGCGATCAACATCTCCACCGACCAGCGCCTGCTGCTGGTCGAGCCGCAGGAATTCGTGATCGACGGCCAGGACGTGCGCGAACCCATCGGCATGAGCGGCATCCGCCTGGAAGCCAAGGTGCACATCGTGACCGGCGCCCAGAGCGCGGCCGAGAACATCATCAAGTGCGTGCGCCGTTGCGGCCTGGACGTGGAGCAGCTGATGCTCAACCCCCTGGCCAGCAGCCAGGCGGTGCTGACCGACGACGAACGCGAACTCGGCGTGGCCGTGGTCGACATCGGCGCCGGCACCACCGACGTGGCCATCTTCACCAACGGCGCGATCCGCCACACCGCGGTGATCCCGATCGCCGGCGACCTGATCACCAGCGACATCGCCATGGCGCTGCGCACGCCCACCAAGGACGCCGAAGACATCAAGGTCGAGGCCGGTGTGGCCAAGCAGCTGCTGGCCGACCCCGAAGCCCAGGTGGAAGTGCCGGGCCTGGGCGACCGCGGCCCGCGCATGCTGAGCAAGCAGGCCCTGGCCGGCGTGATCGAGCCGCGCATCGAGGAGATCTTCTCCCTGGTGCAGCAGGTGATCCGCGAATCGGGCTACGAGGAAATGCTCTCGTCGGGCATCGTGCTGACCGGCGGCAGCGCCGTCATGCCGGGCATGGTCGAGCTGGCCGAAGACATCTTCCTGAAGCCCGTGCGCCGCGGCGTGCCCAAGTACCGCAGCGCCCTGGCCGACATGGTCAGCCAGCCGCGCGCCGCCACCGTGATGGGCCTGATGGAAGAGGCCCGCCTGGCCCGCATGCGCGGCTTCAAGGTGGCGCAGAAACACGGCTCCGTGAAGACGGCCTTCGGCCGCTTCAAGGACTTCATCGTCGGGAACTTCTGA
- the ftsZ gene encoding cell division protein FtsZ encodes MTIEMIEVEEFHQGTQIKVIGVGGGGGNAVDHMIDRAVQGVEFICANTDAQALGRSHAHRSIQLGQIGLGAGGKPDKGREAAEAAVDDIRAAIDGAHMLFITAGMGGGTGTGAAPVIARVAKEMGILTVGVVTKPFEFEGGRRMSNADSGLTELEANVDSLIVVLNEKLLEVLGDDVTQDEAFAHANDVLKNAVGGIAEIINVPGHVNVDFEDVRTVMGEPGKAMMGTALSDGPDRARIAAEQAVACPLLEGIDLSGAKGVLVLISAAKGSLKLTESKLAMNTIRAYASPDANIIFGTAYDDNLGDSLRVTVVATGLSRQGQQRRTAPPLQVLRTGTHDVAFGLPTGAGAAMAGHGQQGGLGSLGNASATDYGNMAVPSVWRTNRTQAAARVDALASGGMDDLEIPAFLRKQAD; translated from the coding sequence ATGACCATCGAAATGATCGAAGTCGAAGAATTCCACCAAGGCACCCAGATCAAGGTGATCGGCGTCGGCGGTGGCGGCGGCAATGCGGTGGATCACATGATCGACCGCGCGGTGCAGGGCGTGGAATTCATCTGCGCCAACACCGATGCCCAGGCCCTCGGCCGCAGCCACGCGCACCGCTCCATCCAGCTCGGCCAGATCGGCCTGGGCGCCGGCGGCAAGCCCGACAAGGGCCGTGAAGCGGCCGAAGCCGCGGTGGACGACATCCGCGCCGCCATCGACGGCGCGCACATGCTCTTCATCACCGCCGGCATGGGCGGCGGCACCGGCACCGGCGCCGCGCCGGTGATCGCCCGCGTGGCCAAGGAAATGGGCATCCTCACCGTGGGTGTGGTGACCAAGCCCTTCGAATTCGAAGGCGGCCGCCGCATGTCCAACGCCGACTCGGGCCTGACCGAGCTGGAAGCCAATGTCGACTCGCTGATCGTGGTGCTCAACGAGAAGCTGCTGGAAGTGCTGGGCGACGACGTCACCCAGGACGAGGCCTTCGCCCACGCCAACGACGTGCTGAAGAACGCCGTCGGCGGCATCGCCGAAATCATCAATGTGCCCGGCCATGTGAACGTCGACTTCGAAGACGTGCGCACCGTGATGGGCGAGCCCGGCAAGGCCATGATGGGCACGGCCCTGTCGGACGGTCCGGACCGCGCCCGCATCGCCGCCGAGCAGGCCGTGGCCTGCCCGCTGCTGGAGGGCATCGACCTGTCGGGCGCCAAGGGCGTGCTGGTGCTGATCTCGGCCGCCAAGGGCAGCCTGAAGCTGACCGAGTCGAAGCTGGCGATGAACACCATCCGCGCCTACGCCTCGCCGGACGCCAACATCATCTTCGGCACCGCCTACGACGACAACCTGGGCGACAGCCTGCGGGTGACCGTGGTCGCCACCGGCCTGTCGCGCCAGGGCCAGCAGCGCCGCACCGCGCCTCCGCTGCAGGTGCTGCGCACGGGCACCCACGACGTGGCTTTCGGCCTGCCCACCGGCGCCGGCGCCGCCATGGCCGGCCACGGCCAGCAGGGCGGCCTGGGCTCGCTCGGCAACGCTTCGGCCACCGACTACGGCAA